The following is a genomic window from Pseudomonas lurida.
GCAGGATCCCCGGCAGCACGAAGTTCAGCGCCTGCACATTGGCCAACACATAACGCTGCACCGGTGCAGCACCAGGCTCGAGCAGGTCCGCAAAGAACGCAGTCACACGCTCGGCCGTCAGGTGCTCGCACAGCAACGGGTAATCCTCGGCACGGTACGCAATGATCGAGATATTCGACGTATCGCCCTTATCCCCGGTGCGGGAATGGGCCAGTGTGTGCAACTTCATGCTTCGATCCTCGGGTTGACCGCGCCACGCGGTAGCAATAACGACGCCACCGCCACGACCTGGCGTACGCTTTTACTCGCGCCACCGCCACCGGACGGGCCGTTGGT
Proteins encoded in this region:
- a CDS encoding AtuA-related protein produces the protein MKLHTLAHSRTGDKGDTSNISIIAYRAEDYPLLCEHLTAERVTAFFADLLEPGAAPVQRYVLANVQALNFVLPGILRGGVTRSLALDAHGKCLGSALLDLDL